aatttacaaatggctgcgccggctcttatgggaaaaataaggtggacaaTAATAGTAAAgccatcaaaataataaaataacacacattcAAACTCTCTAGTGTGACTCAgatgaaaacttttattttttttccaaatccaTTGGATGATTTTTAAAGCACTATTAAAGGAGGAATTTGTTGGTTTGACACCTATAGATGCTTTTCCTTCTCCATCCACTGCCATAATACACACTAGCGGGTATGTTAAGCTTGTGTGTATATGATTtagtgtttctgtgttttgtgtgtgtgtatttaggtGATCAACTGCATTCATACACATGTATATAGCATGGAGGAAATGGACATTCGGATTTGGGAAAaaacaagggtgagtaaattatttttatatgaaatcaGACAAGCCATAAGACCtgacatatacatttattttctcacTATGTTCAgaatatacattatacataaatatacattaatccCAGTAGGATTTTAATGGTCACTATCTTTGTCAGTTGACAGAATCACTGCAGCTTCACACATTCATCTTTTTGAACAGGAAAATGTTTGGCCAGCTCATTCGTTAGAGTGTGTCGACACCCCGCCCATATGAAATGACTAGGCTGTCCCGTGCTCTCCTGACCCGTGGCGTACTCAAAGTGAGCGCTCAGCTCTATGGCCAGCGCAGACCGTACCAACCCCATGCCTCCTCCCCGCTCCGGTCCGGGATGGTACACTCTACCGCTGACCGGGTGCATGAAGAGAGATTCTGGGCGGAACGGAACGGTGAGTTTGGCTCCGCCTCCACAGTATGACAGACGCTCATCATGCCCCGCCTCCGATAACAGGTGCGTGAAAACAACGGGCCGATCGTCACAGCGAAGGAAGTTGCGCTCGCGTCCGCAGAGCGAGAGGAAGGGGAAGTCCTGTTCGTATCGGCCGCTCTGGTTGACTTTCAGACGGTTGAAGAAGAAAACCAAGAAGTGCTGGTCTaatagaaagagacagagatagAAAGCAAGTGGCTTTTGAGTTTTTGGAGttattattaagtaaataatgtACAATTCAAGATATAAAAGAGTTACAGTGCCCTCcgctaatattggcacccttggtaaatatgagcaaaggtggctgtaagaataaatctgcattgtttatccttttaaactttcaatcaaaaaattcacaatattctaacctctcatttaagtaaaaccatggaaagcagggggaaaatctctttatgaaataaatgtttttctgtagttcatgttgaccacaattattggcacccaattattgcaacgtcctttattcaagataacagctctgtgttttcttctttaatgcctgaagagtttggagaacacctgacaagagatcagagaccattccttcatacacaaactcttcagatcctttagtttcccagctccatgctggtgcttcttctcttcagttcacctcacgcattttctatagggttcaggtcat
This is a stretch of genomic DNA from Labeo rohita strain BAU-BD-2019 chromosome 20, IGBB_LRoh.1.0, whole genome shotgun sequence. It encodes these proteins:
- the c20h8orf82 gene encoding UPF0598 protein C8orf82 homolog; translation: MRFANRLFSSGWRRLLCRDVSSYTQGQSPEARIREYFYYIDHQGQLFLDDTKVKNFVTCFKDQHFLVFFFNRLKVNQSGRYEQDFPFLSLCGRERNFLRCDDRPVVFTHLLSEAGHDERLSYCGGGAKLTVPFRPESLFMHPVSGRVYHPGPERGGGMGLVRSALAIELSAHFEYATGQESTGQPSHFIWAGCRHTLTNELAKHFPVQKDECVKLQ